In Paludisphaera rhizosphaerae, a single window of DNA contains:
- a CDS encoding ankyrin repeat domain-containing protein, with protein sequence MGSSVMRSIVTVLAMVLLSTDSSAAEAGSALADAAERGDRAAVRRLLDRGEDVGQAQPDGMTALHWAAYLDDLETATLLIRAGADAGAANRFGVKPLPLACESGDAAMVELLLGAGADPNTTLQGGETALMIAARTGKVQAVKALIARGADVDAKERRGQTALMWAAAEGHADVVGALLDARADFRTPLASGFTPLAFAVREGRTSVVRMLLDAGADVNEAMKPKGAGGRSPAVGTAPLILAVENGHFELAVVLLKAGADPNDQRSGYTPLHTLTWVRKPNRGDEADGDPAPAGSGNLTSLQFVDELASHGADVNARLRRGPSGRGVLSRAGATPFLLASMTADVPLMRALLKHGADPKLANAAQSTPLMAAAGLGCLAPSEYAGTEEEALEAVKLTLELGNDINAVDDNGETAMHGAAYKNLPRVVELLAEKGAKVDVWNRVDKYGWTPLSIAEGNRPGNFKPSPETIEALRGVLGSASSSPRRSTQTDTSDPYR encoded by the coding sequence ATGGGGTCGAGCGTCATGAGGTCGATCGTCACGGTCTTGGCCATGGTCCTCTTGTCGACCGATTCGTCGGCCGCCGAGGCCGGATCGGCCCTGGCCGACGCCGCCGAGAGAGGGGACCGGGCTGCGGTCCGAAGGCTCCTCGATCGCGGCGAGGACGTGGGTCAGGCTCAGCCCGACGGCATGACGGCCCTGCACTGGGCGGCCTACCTTGACGACCTCGAAACAGCAACCTTGCTGATCCGAGCCGGGGCGGACGCTGGGGCCGCCAATCGTTTCGGCGTCAAACCGCTGCCGCTCGCCTGCGAGAGCGGCGATGCGGCCATGGTCGAGCTCCTGCTCGGGGCCGGGGCCGACCCGAACACCACGCTCCAGGGCGGCGAGACGGCGCTGATGATCGCCGCGAGGACCGGGAAGGTCCAGGCGGTGAAGGCTCTGATCGCGCGCGGGGCCGACGTCGATGCGAAAGAACGGCGCGGGCAGACAGCCCTCATGTGGGCCGCGGCCGAGGGCCACGCCGACGTGGTCGGCGCGCTTCTCGACGCGAGGGCCGACTTCCGGACGCCTCTGGCCTCCGGCTTCACGCCCCTGGCCTTCGCGGTGCGCGAGGGCCGGACGTCCGTCGTCCGGATGCTGCTCGACGCCGGCGCCGACGTCAACGAGGCCATGAAGCCGAAGGGGGCCGGGGGCCGCAGCCCCGCCGTGGGGACCGCACCGCTGATCCTTGCCGTCGAAAACGGTCACTTCGAACTCGCGGTCGTCCTACTGAAGGCGGGCGCCGATCCGAACGACCAGCGCTCCGGCTACACGCCCCTCCACACGCTGACGTGGGTCCGTAAGCCGAACCGGGGAGACGAAGCGGACGGCGACCCCGCACCCGCCGGGTCGGGGAACCTGACAAGCCTCCAGTTCGTCGACGAACTCGCGAGTCACGGTGCTGACGTGAACGCCCGCCTGCGGCGCGGCCCTTCCGGGCGCGGCGTCCTCAGCCGGGCGGGGGCCACACCGTTCCTCCTCGCTTCAATGACGGCCGACGTGCCGCTGATGCGGGCCCTCCTCAAGCACGGCGCGGACCCCAAGCTCGCCAACGCCGCGCAGAGCACGCCTTTAATGGCCGCCGCCGGCCTCGGCTGCCTGGCGCCGAGCGAGTACGCGGGCACCGAGGAGGAGGCCCTGGAAGCCGTCAAACTCACGCTCGAACTCGGAAACGACATCAACGCAGTCGACGACAACGGCGAGACCGCGATGCACGGCGCAGCCTATAAGAACCTTCCGAGAGTCGTCGAACTCCTCGCCGAGAAGGGTGCGAAGGTCGACGTGTGGAATCGCGTGGATAAGTACGGATGGACGCCGCTCTCCATCGCTGAAGGCAATCGGCCAGGCAATTTCAAGCCGTCGCCCGAAACGATCGAAGCCCTTCGAGGGGTGCTGGGCTCGGCATCCTCATCGCCTCGACGATCGACCCAGACCGATACTTCCGATCCTTATCGATAG
- the nusA gene encoding transcription termination factor NusA, which yields MSVDLVRIVDSIHRDKNISKEILFDGIQSALATAARKHYPEAADIEVLIDRDSGAISATKDGQRMDPAELGRISAQTAKQVIIQKIREAERDSLFDEFEDQRGELMTGTVQRFEGGAVIVNLGKTDAILPRGEQIPGESYHPNERIRAVILDVRKVGQRVKIILSRTHPDFVRRLFELEIPEIGDQTIAIRALAREAGYRSKVAVTSIDAKIDAVGACVGVRGTRIKNIVDELGGERIDIVRWNESLQVLIPNALQPAEIDEVMLCHLLGRAIVLVRDDQLSLAIGRRGQNVRLASKLVGWDVEIMTAEELDEVIEKAVTAFSKIEGVDVELAERLVEQGILSYDDLSVMEIADLVNTIEGLTEELATEVVSRAEELAEEQSEDLPRRKSGRNAAALAEEPSPALAEGEAIVDQGEVEGGPPLESEEESDYESDGERESALPAEPRGAIETDDEDSEADPAEENEEEARDVALAEETGRRSNGREVTSRPSDADQSETMRLVHDVVVNGEEPPTLDADPGRDPKIAETADDEDV from the coding sequence ATGAGCGTCGATCTGGTCCGCATCGTCGACAGCATCCATCGCGACAAGAACATCTCCAAGGAGATCTTGTTCGACGGGATCCAGTCGGCGCTCGCCACCGCGGCGCGGAAGCACTATCCCGAGGCGGCCGACATCGAGGTCCTCATCGACCGCGACAGCGGCGCGATCTCGGCCACCAAGGACGGACAGCGGATGGACCCCGCGGAGCTGGGCCGGATCTCCGCCCAGACCGCCAAGCAGGTCATCATCCAGAAGATCCGCGAGGCCGAGCGCGACAGCCTCTTCGACGAGTTCGAAGACCAGCGCGGCGAGCTGATGACGGGGACCGTCCAGCGGTTCGAAGGCGGCGCGGTCATCGTCAACCTGGGGAAGACCGACGCGATCCTCCCGCGCGGCGAGCAGATCCCCGGCGAGAGCTACCACCCCAACGAGCGGATCCGGGCCGTGATCCTGGACGTCCGCAAGGTGGGCCAGCGGGTGAAGATCATCCTCAGCCGGACCCACCCCGATTTCGTTCGCCGGCTCTTCGAGCTGGAGATCCCCGAAATCGGCGACCAGACGATCGCCATCCGCGCCCTGGCCCGCGAAGCCGGCTACCGCTCGAAGGTGGCCGTGACCTCGATCGACGCCAAGATCGACGCCGTCGGCGCCTGCGTGGGCGTCCGAGGGACCCGCATCAAGAACATCGTGGATGAGCTGGGGGGCGAGCGGATCGACATCGTCCGCTGGAACGAATCGCTCCAGGTGCTCATCCCCAACGCCTTGCAGCCGGCCGAGATCGACGAGGTCATGCTCTGCCACCTGCTGGGCCGGGCGATCGTCCTGGTGCGCGACGACCAGCTCTCGCTGGCGATCGGCCGCCGCGGTCAGAACGTCCGCCTGGCGTCGAAGCTCGTCGGCTGGGACGTCGAGATCATGACGGCCGAGGAGCTGGACGAGGTCATCGAGAAGGCCGTCACCGCGTTCTCGAAGATCGAGGGCGTCGACGTCGAGCTGGCCGAACGGCTCGTCGAGCAGGGGATCCTCAGCTACGACGACCTGTCGGTGATGGAGATCGCCGATCTGGTCAACACGATCGAAGGCCTGACCGAGGAGCTGGCGACCGAGGTCGTCTCCCGCGCCGAGGAACTGGCCGAGGAGCAGTCGGAAGACCTGCCCCGCCGCAAGTCGGGGCGCAACGCCGCCGCGTTGGCCGAGGAACCCTCTCCGGCGCTCGCCGAAGGCGAAGCGATCGTCGATCAAGGCGAGGTCGAAGGCGGCCCGCCGCTCGAGTCCGAAGAAGAATCAGATTATGAGTCGGACGGCGAACGCGAGTCGGCCTTGCCCGCCGAACCTCGCGGCGCGATCGAAACCGACGACGAAGACTCCGAGGCCGACCCGGCCGAGGAGAACGAGGAAGAGGCGCGCGACGTCGCCCTGGCCGAGGAGACCGGCCGCCGGTCCAACGGCCGCGAGGTCACGTCCCGGCCCAGCGACGCCGACCAGTCCGAAACCATGCGGCTGGTCCACGACGTCGTCGTCAACGGGGAGGAGCCCCCGACCCTCGACGCCGATCCCGGCCGCGATCCCAAGATCGCCGAGACGGCCGACGACGAGGACGTCTGA
- a CDS encoding TatD family hydrolase gives MSTSKQTSKPGPPPPLEPLVDTHAHLDDARLRTELGEILGRARRAGVVQVVAIGTTAADSADVVAIAGEHPGVFAAVGFQPNNVVDAVDGDWERIVGLASAPRVVALGETGLDRHWDRTPFPLQQEWFQRHIDLARERDLPLVIHCRECEADVAAQLAAAGGPVRGVLHSFTGTPEQAETFLSLGLHISFAGMLTFANKGLEALREAAAAVPLDRLLVETDSPYLAPHPLRGRGNEPAFVTWTARKLAELRGIPERDLALAVTANARSLFRLPESDALAPTAAGRTR, from the coding sequence ATGTCGACGTCGAAGCAGACGAGCAAGCCCGGCCCGCCGCCCCCCCTGGAACCCCTGGTCGACACCCACGCCCACCTCGACGACGCCCGTCTTCGTACCGAGTTGGGGGAGATCCTGGGCCGGGCCCGACGAGCGGGAGTGGTTCAGGTCGTCGCGATCGGCACCACGGCGGCTGACTCCGCCGACGTCGTCGCCATCGCCGGCGAGCATCCCGGCGTCTTCGCCGCCGTCGGATTCCAGCCCAACAACGTCGTCGACGCCGTCGACGGCGACTGGGAGCGGATCGTCGGGCTGGCCTCCGCCCCCCGCGTCGTCGCGCTGGGCGAGACGGGCCTCGACCGCCACTGGGACCGCACGCCGTTCCCGCTCCAGCAGGAATGGTTCCAGCGCCACATCGACCTGGCCCGCGAGCGCGACCTGCCGCTGGTGATCCACTGCCGCGAGTGCGAGGCCGACGTCGCCGCCCAGTTGGCTGCGGCGGGAGGGCCGGTCCGCGGGGTGCTGCACTCGTTCACCGGCACCCCCGAACAGGCCGAGACCTTTCTGTCCCTGGGCCTGCACATCTCGTTCGCCGGCATGCTGACCTTCGCCAACAAGGGGCTGGAAGCCCTCCGCGAAGCCGCCGCCGCCGTCCCGCTCGACCGCCTCCTGGTCGAAACCGACAGCCCCTACCTCGCCCCCCACCCTCTCCGAGGCCGGGGCAACGAGCCCGCCTTCGTCACCTGGACGGCGCGCAAGCTCGCCGAACTTCGCGGCATCCCCGAGCGCGACCTCGCCCTGGCCGTCACGGCCAATGCCCGCAGCCTCTTCCGCCTCCCCGAATCCGACGCCCTCGCGCCGACGGCTGCGGGACGCACTCGGTGA
- a CDS encoding DUF1592 domain-containing protein: protein MRRRRTWVGCLASILLIVVASTGSGQERRAVEPPSTPHEVADRFLERYCIDCHNAGLRTADFNLDELDSGEVARNSDAWEKVVRRLAAREMPPGKRPRPSESEYDSVLSALVGGLDRAAEEHPNPGKAETFRRLTRTEYQNAIRDLLGLEIDASALLPPDESSRGFDNITVGDLSPTLLDRYLTAAQKISRLAVGSPGGSADGETIRIRADVTQEEHVEGLPLGTRGGALITHVFPRDGEYEVQLRLARDRNEHVEGLREPQELELMIDRESKARFTVDPPKSDADHQTADAHLKARIHISAGTHRVGTAFVKQASSLMETKRQPYQAHYNMHRHPRLTPALYQISIIGPLGASDRGETPSRRLIFVRRPSGPEDEETCAREILATLTRRAYRRPVADADLRKPLELYREARESGDFETGIEAALSAVLVNPQFFFRIETSPPGAPAGSTARLPDVPLASRLSFFLWSSIPDDELLDLAERGELGRPEVLRAQVRRMLADPRSRSLTTNFAGQWLHLRNLDSITPDLRLFPDFDDNLRQAFRRETELLFEEIVREDRSVIDLIASDHAYLNERLARHYGIPHVQGSRFRRVDLGENHVRGGLLRQGSVLMATSYATRTSPVIRGKWVLENLLGTPPPPPPADVPALKENSISSSLSVRERLAEHRANTACASCHDRMDPVGFALENFDAVGRWRTMEEGRPVDATGGLPDGSRFEGVEGLEQALRKRPELFVGTLTEKLLTFALGRGVDPSDAPAVRKIVREARGRDYRFSSIVEAVAASTPFQMRRAE from the coding sequence ATGAGACGTCGGAGGACATGGGTCGGCTGTCTCGCGTCGATCCTCTTGATCGTCGTCGCGTCCACGGGGTCGGGCCAGGAACGACGCGCGGTCGAGCCTCCTTCGACCCCGCACGAGGTCGCCGATCGGTTCCTCGAGCGTTATTGCATCGATTGCCATAACGCCGGGCTCAGGACGGCGGACTTCAACCTCGATGAGTTGGACTCCGGCGAGGTAGCGCGGAATTCCGACGCCTGGGAAAAAGTGGTTCGCAGACTGGCCGCGCGTGAGATGCCGCCGGGGAAACGCCCTCGACCGTCCGAGAGCGAATACGATTCGGTCCTCTCGGCCCTCGTCGGCGGCCTCGATCGCGCTGCTGAGGAGCACCCGAACCCGGGAAAAGCCGAAACGTTCCGCCGCCTTACACGGACCGAATACCAGAACGCCATTCGCGACTTGCTGGGGCTTGAAATCGACGCCTCGGCCCTGCTGCCGCCCGACGAATCCAGCCGAGGATTCGACAACATCACGGTCGGCGACCTGTCGCCGACGCTCCTCGATCGCTACCTCACGGCGGCGCAGAAGATCAGCCGGCTGGCCGTGGGGAGCCCTGGCGGCTCGGCCGACGGCGAGACAATCCGAATCCGGGCCGACGTCACCCAGGAGGAGCACGTCGAGGGGCTGCCGCTCGGCACTCGAGGCGGGGCGCTGATCACCCACGTCTTCCCGCGAGACGGCGAATACGAAGTGCAGCTCCGCCTGGCGAGAGACCGCAACGAGCACGTCGAGGGCCTGCGCGAGCCGCAAGAATTGGAGCTGATGATCGATCGTGAATCGAAGGCAAGGTTCACGGTGGATCCGCCGAAGTCCGACGCAGACCACCAGACGGCCGACGCCCACCTCAAGGCGCGCATCCACATCTCGGCCGGAACGCACCGTGTGGGGACGGCGTTCGTGAAGCAGGCGTCGTCGCTGATGGAGACGAAGCGCCAACCGTATCAGGCCCATTACAACATGCACCGGCATCCCCGCCTGACGCCGGCGCTCTACCAGATCTCGATCATCGGCCCGCTCGGCGCCTCGGATCGAGGGGAGACGCCCAGCCGACGCCTCATCTTCGTCCGCCGTCCGAGCGGGCCCGAGGATGAGGAGACGTGCGCCCGGGAGATCCTCGCCACGCTGACGCGAAGGGCCTATCGGCGACCCGTCGCCGACGCCGACCTCCGCAAACCCCTGGAACTCTACCGCGAGGCCCGCGAGTCGGGCGACTTCGAAACCGGGATCGAGGCCGCGCTGAGCGCCGTGCTGGTCAACCCCCAGTTCTTCTTCCGCATCGAGACCAGTCCGCCCGGCGCCCCGGCGGGTTCGACGGCTCGCCTCCCCGACGTGCCGCTCGCCTCCCGGCTCTCGTTCTTCCTCTGGAGCAGCATACCGGACGACGAATTGCTCGACCTCGCCGAACGGGGCGAGTTGGGCCGTCCCGAGGTGCTCCGCGCCCAGGTCCGCCGCATGCTGGCCGACCCGCGATCGCGGAGCCTGACGACGAACTTCGCCGGCCAGTGGCTGCACCTGCGCAACCTCGACTCGATCACCCCTGACCTGCGCCTTTTCCCCGACTTCGACGACAACTTGCGGCAGGCGTTTCGTCGCGAGACCGAGCTGCTCTTTGAGGAAATCGTGAGGGAGGACCGTAGCGTGATCGACCTGATCGCCTCGGATCACGCCTACCTGAACGAGCGGCTGGCCAGGCACTACGGCATTCCCCACGTCCAGGGGAGTCGATTTCGTCGCGTCGACCTCGGCGAAAACCACGTCCGAGGCGGCTTGCTCCGGCAGGGGAGCGTCCTGATGGCCACGTCTTACGCGACCCGCACGTCCCCCGTGATTCGCGGCAAGTGGGTCCTGGAGAACCTGCTCGGGACGCCCCCGCCGCCCCCGCCGGCGGACGTACCGGCGCTGAAGGAGAACTCGATCTCGTCCTCGCTCTCGGTCCGAGAACGCCTCGCCGAGCATCGCGCCAATACGGCCTGCGCCAGTTGCCACGACCGGATGGACCCCGTCGGCTTCGCCCTTGAGAATTTCGACGCGGTCGGCCGCTGGCGGACGATGGAGGAGGGGAGGCCCGTCGATGCGACGGGCGGCTTGCCGGACGGGAGCCGTTTCGAGGGAGTGGAGGGGCTTGAGCAGGCTCTTCGCAAGCGTCCCGAGCTGTTCGTCGGGACTCTGACCGAGAAGCTTTTGACGTTCGCACTGGGTCGGGGAGTCGATCCGTCCGACGCGCCGGCCGTCCGCAAAATCGTCCGCGAAGCCCGCGGGCGAGACTATCGTTTCTCGTCGATCGTCGAGGCGGTCGCCGCCAGCACGCCGTTCCAGATGAGGAGAGCCGAATGA
- a CDS encoding peptidoglycan recognition protein family protein: MGTPIVVAFLAALIVAADEPGSKSPASPRPAIVTANEWGSKPQPIPDSRKHTPKFVTIHHAGVVWTAKVSPDVFVRNMQSWGQRDKGWPDLPYHFLIAPDGRIFEGRPLTYEPESNTKYDLQGNIGVEMMGSFESQRPDPRQVASCVKLTAWLCDQYGIDQSLIRGHKDAASGQTTCPGKDFDRYLKDGQFRRWVQETREGKTPVIELGPPLPDGPTETIPSTAPKE; this comes from the coding sequence ATGGGAACGCCGATCGTCGTCGCCTTTCTCGCCGCGTTGATCGTGGCGGCCGATGAACCCGGGTCGAAATCTCCTGCATCGCCCCGGCCGGCGATCGTCACCGCGAACGAGTGGGGCTCGAAGCCCCAGCCGATTCCGGACTCGCGGAAGCACACGCCGAAGTTCGTGACGATCCACCATGCCGGGGTGGTCTGGACGGCCAAGGTTTCGCCGGACGTGTTCGTGCGGAACATGCAGTCCTGGGGGCAGCGGGATAAAGGGTGGCCCGACCTCCCCTACCACTTCCTCATTGCGCCGGACGGTCGGATTTTCGAGGGCCGGCCGTTGACCTATGAGCCCGAGTCGAACACGAAATACGACCTCCAGGGGAACATCGGGGTCGAGATGATGGGCAGCTTCGAATCCCAACGCCCCGACCCGCGGCAGGTCGCGTCCTGCGTCAAACTGACCGCCTGGCTCTGCGATCAGTACGGGATCGACCAGTCGCTGATCCGAGGGCACAAAGACGCGGCCTCAGGTCAGACGACCTGCCCCGGCAAGGACTTCGATCGCTACCTGAAAGACGGCCAGTTCCGCCGCTGGGTCCAGGAGACCCGAGAAGGCAAAACCCCCGTGATCGAACTTGGGCCCCCCCTGCCCGACGGCCCGACCGAGACGATCCCATCGACCGCTCCGAAGGAGTAA
- a CDS encoding Fur family transcriptional regulator has translation MTSNRLTTQDLRDALEAAGLRPTPQRLAVYDQLAAMPSHPTAEQVFQAVRPRLPRISLATVYKALEALVAVGVVDRLGAESAAGSARYDARGDRHYHFRCIRTGAIHDLPTEYDPRLIDRLDPALADDLRSRGFQVTGYRLELLGYRLPGRDAEPRGGPDE, from the coding sequence ATGACCTCGAACCGCCTCACCACTCAGGACCTGCGCGACGCGCTGGAGGCCGCCGGACTGCGGCCGACGCCCCAGCGTCTGGCGGTCTACGACCAGCTTGCGGCGATGCCCAGTCATCCCACCGCCGAGCAGGTCTTTCAGGCGGTGCGCCCGCGCCTCCCCCGCATCAGTCTGGCCACCGTCTATAAGGCGCTTGAGGCTCTGGTGGCCGTGGGCGTGGTCGACCGCCTTGGCGCCGAGTCGGCCGCCGGCTCCGCCCGCTACGACGCACGCGGCGACCGCCACTACCACTTCCGCTGCATCCGCACGGGCGCAATCCACGACCTGCCCACCGAATACGACCCCCGCCTGATCGACCGCCTTGACCCCGCCCTCGCCGACGACCTGCGCAGCCGAGGCTTCCAGGTCACCGGATACCGCCTGGAGCTGCTGGGTTACCGCCTCCCCGGCCGCGACGCCGAACCCCGAGGCGGCCCCGACGAATGA
- a CDS encoding sulfatase, translated as MRRSWPLLVLMCLTSAPLFAEERRPNVLFLIADDLNNLLGAYGDPLAKTPNLDKLAARGVRFDRAYCAFPLCGPSRNAFLTGLYPNSTGILANGQLFRQTIPSHRSLPQAFRNSGYFAARIGKLYHYNVPNSIGTNGHDDPGSWELEANPAGVDRLEEEPRITTLTPGQFGATLSWYASPKGDRDHTDGLMADDAEWVLERCARRKDRPFFLAVGFFRPHTPYVAPKPYFDLHPESEMPVVQGVKEDRADIPAPALASGKAEQDRMDDAKRREARQGYNAAISFMDAQVGRVIDALDRLGLADETIIVFTSDHGYHMGEHGLWQKMSLFEESARVPLLIAAPGLATKGRVAKTPVSLIDLYPTLAELSRVERPANLQGQSLVPILKDPEAVGRGWALTQVVRGGAQAAANRFFGYSLRTPRWRYTEWDEGRKGRELYDHDADPRELTNLAEKPEHASTVDTLSQQLHAAVKTTFPPSGQTPEIRPGMWPPNLTNP; from the coding sequence ATGCGAAGAAGCTGGCCTCTCCTCGTCCTGATGTGCCTGACGTCCGCTCCGCTGTTCGCCGAGGAGCGGCGGCCGAACGTCCTCTTCCTCATCGCCGACGACCTCAACAATTTGCTCGGCGCTTACGGCGACCCGCTCGCGAAGACGCCGAACCTGGACAAGCTCGCGGCGCGGGGCGTGCGGTTCGACCGCGCGTATTGTGCGTTTCCTCTTTGCGGTCCGAGCCGAAACGCCTTCCTCACCGGGCTGTATCCCAACAGCACGGGCATTCTGGCCAACGGACAGCTCTTCCGGCAGACGATCCCCTCGCACCGGAGCCTGCCCCAGGCGTTCCGCAATTCCGGCTACTTCGCCGCGCGGATCGGCAAGCTCTATCACTACAACGTGCCCAACTCGATCGGCACGAACGGCCATGACGACCCTGGGAGTTGGGAGTTGGAGGCGAACCCGGCGGGGGTCGACCGGCTGGAGGAGGAGCCGCGGATCACGACCCTGACTCCCGGCCAGTTCGGGGCGACGCTCAGCTGGTACGCCTCGCCGAAGGGGGACCGCGACCACACCGACGGCCTGATGGCCGACGACGCCGAATGGGTCCTTGAACGGTGCGCCCGGCGGAAGGATCGTCCGTTCTTCCTCGCCGTGGGTTTCTTCCGTCCGCATACGCCTTACGTCGCGCCGAAGCCGTACTTCGACCTCCACCCCGAGTCGGAGATGCCCGTCGTCCAGGGCGTGAAGGAGGACCGTGCCGACATCCCCGCCCCCGCCCTGGCCAGCGGCAAGGCGGAGCAGGACCGGATGGACGACGCGAAGCGCCGCGAGGCTCGGCAAGGCTACAACGCCGCCATCAGTTTCATGGACGCCCAGGTTGGTCGCGTGATCGACGCGCTGGATCGACTCGGGCTCGCCGACGAGACGATCATCGTATTCACCAGCGACCACGGCTATCACATGGGCGAGCACGGTCTCTGGCAGAAGATGAGCCTCTTCGAGGAGAGCGCCCGCGTGCCGCTCCTGATCGCCGCGCCGGGCCTTGCGACCAAGGGACGCGTTGCGAAGACTCCCGTCTCCCTCATCGACCTCTATCCGACCCTCGCGGAACTGAGCCGGGTCGAGCGGCCCGCAAACCTCCAGGGTCAGAGCCTTGTGCCGATCCTCAAGGACCCCGAAGCCGTCGGACGAGGCTGGGCGCTCACCCAGGTCGTCCGCGGGGGCGCTCAGGCGGCGGCCAACCGTTTCTTCGGCTATAGCCTCCGGACGCCTCGCTGGCGCTATACCGAATGGGACGAGGGGCGCAAGGGCCGCGAACTGTACGACCACGACGCGGATCCGCGTGAGCTGACGAACCTCGCCGAGAAGCCGGAGCACGCGAGCACGGTCGACACGCTCTCGCAGCAACTCCATGCCGCCGTGAAGACGACGTTCCCCCCGTCCGGCCAGACGCCCGAAATCCGCCCAGGGATGTGGCCGCCGAACCTGACGAATCCCTGA
- a CDS encoding DUF1552 domain-containing protein — MIVTKKALPRRTFLRGLGTTLALPLLDAMVPAMTASAATVAAPARLRRLGFVYMPMGCDITRWTPPGADSLDELSPILSPLAPVKKHVTAITGLELRNAYPGTHATSNCSFLSAARAKLTESTDYHLGTTVDQIAAKSIGWDTQLPSLEMSMDLLSTVGQCDNGYACVYQNNLSWSSPTTPLPSEAHPRIVFERLFGEGGTPDDRRAALKKRASLLDAVTDEMARLRTQLGPADRARVGQYLETVREVERRIQKAEADAKDHVLPDLDRPAGVPASYADHARLMFDLQVLALQGDVTRVITFQLARETSGRTYPEIGVPDSHHPLTHHGNDPAKIAKMAKINQFHVSLFAEFLAKLAATREGEGSLLDHSLYLYGSGMGNPNLHDHTNLPILVAGGAAGGMRGGRHIRFAEPTPLANLHLTLLDRVGVRLDSFADSKGKVDELFEPLAV, encoded by the coding sequence ATGATCGTCACGAAGAAGGCCCTGCCGCGCCGGACGTTCCTCCGCGGCCTGGGGACGACGCTGGCACTCCCCCTCCTGGACGCGATGGTCCCGGCCATGACGGCCAGCGCCGCGACCGTCGCGGCGCCGGCCCGCCTGCGCCGTCTGGGGTTCGTCTACATGCCCATGGGGTGCGACATCACACGGTGGACGCCCCCCGGCGCCGACTCCCTCGACGAACTCTCGCCGATCCTTTCTCCGCTCGCGCCAGTCAAGAAGCATGTCACGGCCATCACGGGCCTGGAGCTGCGGAACGCGTACCCCGGCACGCACGCCACGTCGAATTGCTCCTTCCTGAGCGCGGCCCGGGCGAAGCTGACGGAGAGCACCGACTACCACCTCGGCACCACCGTCGACCAGATCGCCGCGAAGTCGATCGGTTGGGACACCCAGCTCCCTTCGCTGGAAATGTCGATGGACCTGCTCTCGACCGTCGGCCAGTGCGACAATGGCTACGCCTGCGTCTATCAGAACAACCTTTCCTGGTCGTCACCCACGACGCCCCTGCCGTCGGAAGCCCACCCTCGCATCGTCTTCGAACGCCTCTTCGGCGAGGGCGGCACCCCAGACGATCGCCGCGCCGCCCTGAAGAAGCGGGCCAGCCTCCTCGACGCGGTCACGGACGAGATGGCTCGGCTGCGAACCCAGCTCGGCCCCGCCGACCGCGCCCGGGTCGGCCAGTACCTGGAGACCGTCCGCGAGGTGGAGCGTCGCATCCAGAAGGCCGAGGCGGACGCCAAGGACCACGTCTTGCCCGACCTCGACCGGCCCGCGGGCGTCCCCGCATCGTACGCCGACCACGCCCGCCTGATGTTCGACCTCCAGGTGCTGGCTCTCCAGGGGGACGTCACCCGCGTCATCACGTTTCAGCTCGCCCGAGAGACGAGCGGTCGAACGTACCCGGAGATCGGCGTCCCCGACTCGCACCACCCGCTCACACACCACGGCAACGATCCGGCGAAGATCGCCAAGATGGCCAAGATCAACCAGTTCCACGTCTCGCTCTTCGCCGAATTCCTGGCGAAATTGGCGGCGACCCGAGAGGGCGAAGGCTCGCTCCTGGACCACAGCCTCTACCTCTACGGCAGCGGCATGGGCAATCCCAACCTCCACGACCACACAAACCTCCCGATCCTCGTGGCCGGCGGCGCGGCGGGAGGAATGCGGGGCGGGCGTCACATCCGATTCGCCGAACCCACGCCGTTGGCCAACCTCCACCTAACGCTGCTCGACAGGGTCGGCGTGCGGCTCGACTCGTTCGCCGACAGCAAGGGCAAGGTCGACGAGTTGTTCGAGCCCCTGGCCGTCTGA